Proteins found in one Flavobacteriales bacterium genomic segment:
- the murI gene encoding glutamate racemase — translation MNYKKAIGVFDSGYGGLTVLKEIHKLLPQYDFIYLGDNARAPYGPRSFETVYEFTLQSVKELFDMGCPLVILACNTASAKALRNIQQKDLPQIDPNKRVLGVIRPTTEMVGKISKTKNVGVFGTQGTINSGSYPIEIHKFFPEIQVYQQACPMLVPIIENNEYQSEGADYFVKKYIDELNPAEKNIDTIILGCTHYPLLISTFKKYLPENIELISQGEIVAQSLKEYFHRHPELESQISKNGTLSFFTTDDTESFDQKGSVFFGTTIQSKHIHLK, via the coding sequence ATGAATTACAAAAAAGCAATAGGCGTTTTCGATAGTGGATATGGTGGTTTAACCGTATTAAAGGAAATCCATAAGCTATTACCTCAATACGACTTCATTTACCTTGGCGATAATGCCCGAGCGCCTTATGGTCCCCGCTCTTTTGAAACGGTATACGAATTCACACTGCAATCTGTAAAAGAACTTTTCGATATGGGTTGCCCGCTGGTCATCTTAGCGTGTAACACTGCATCTGCAAAAGCACTAAGAAATATTCAGCAAAAAGATCTGCCGCAAATCGACCCCAACAAACGAGTACTGGGCGTTATTCGTCCAACAACAGAAATGGTCGGTAAAATTTCGAAGACCAAAAATGTGGGTGTATTTGGCACTCAAGGCACGATTAATAGCGGCTCGTACCCCATTGAAATTCATAAATTCTTTCCTGAAATTCAGGTATATCAACAAGCCTGTCCGATGCTTGTCCCCATTATTGAAAACAATGAATACCAATCAGAAGGTGCGGATTACTTTGTAAAAAAATACATCGATGAATTAAATCCGGCTGAAAAAAATATTGATACGATAATTTTGGGTTGTACGCATTACCCATTATTGATTTCCACCTTCAAAAAGTATTTACCGGAAAACATTGAATTGATTTCACAGGGTGAAATAGTTGCACAAAGTTTAAAAGAATACTTTCACCGGCATCCGGAATTGGAAAGTCAGATTTCTAAAAATGGGACGCTTTCCTTTTTTACCACGGATGATACGGAATCGTTCGACCAAAAAGGTTCTGTATTTTTTGGAACAACCATTCAATCCAAACACATTCATCTGAAATAA
- a CDS encoding OmpH family outer membrane protein, producing the protein MKRILFIFLLLGFGAIGVQAQKYGFVNTQTILEKMPEYQDAQKKLDDLSEQWQKEIEAKYAEIDKMWQAYQKEKILLPDQERAKREDEIAMKERSVKELQKQRFGVTGDLFTKRQELIKPVQEKVYKAIKEVAESGGYTFIFDKANSAFILYADPKADKTEAVLKKLGL; encoded by the coding sequence ATGAAGCGAATACTTTTCATTTTCTTATTACTTGGATTCGGCGCTATAGGTGTACAGGCACAGAAATACGGTTTTGTGAATACACAAACGATTTTAGAAAAAATGCCCGAGTACCAGGATGCGCAAAAGAAGCTGGACGATCTTTCGGAACAATGGCAAAAAGAAATTGAAGCAAAATATGCCGAGATCGACAAAATGTGGCAGGCCTACCAAAAAGAAAAAATTCTGTTACCTGATCAGGAAAGAGCAAAACGTGAAGATGAAATTGCGATGAAAGAGCGCTCTGTTAAAGAACTGCAAAAGCAACGTTTTGGAGTTACGGGAGATTTATTTACTAAACGTCAGGAATTAATTAAACCCGTTCAGGAAAAAGTCTATAAAGCCATTAAAGAAGTTGCTGAAAGCGGGGGATATACTTTTATTTTCGATAAAGCTAATTCGGCATTCATTTTGTATGCAGACCCTAAAGCTGACAAAACAGAAGCTGTATTAAAAAAATTAGGACTATAA
- a CDS encoding OmpH family outer membrane protein produces MKKIILLFTMFLMSGIGVAIAQKVGHVDFQNLMLQLPERKTAEDSLKKIAGKMEGEMKRMQAKYDVLVTEYERDKKEGKLQGELDMIRQQEIMEYQQRMMKFEEYVQEELSKKEGELLNPMIEKVKASVGKIAKANGINYVLDISQMVYLEGGNDLTPLVKKDLGIQ; encoded by the coding sequence ATGAAAAAGATCATTCTATTATTTACCATGTTCCTCATGTCTGGAATTGGAGTTGCTATTGCGCAAAAGGTGGGGCATGTTGATTTTCAAAATCTAATGTTGCAATTACCTGAACGAAAAACAGCAGAAGACAGTCTGAAGAAAATTGCAGGCAAAATGGAAGGTGAAATGAAGCGTATGCAGGCAAAATATGATGTTTTGGTTACAGAATACGAACGCGATAAAAAAGAAGGTAAACTTCAGGGTGAATTAGATATGATCCGTCAGCAGGAAATCATGGAATATCAGCAACGCATGATGAAGTTTGAAGAATATGTGCAGGAAGAATTAAGCAAAAAAGAAGGAGAATTGCTTAATCCCATGATTGAAAAAGTGAAAGCCTCTGTTGGAAAAATAGCAAAGGCAAACGGCATTAATTATGTGCTCGACATCTCTCAGATGGTTTATCTCGAAGGAGGGAACGACCTCACTCCGTTAGTGAAAAAAGATCTCGGAATTCAATAA
- a CDS encoding gamma carbonic anhydrase family protein: protein MAIIKEVQGKKPQFGEECFIAENATIVGDLQCGDQCSFWFNAVVRADVHYIKMGNKVNVQDGACIHCTYQKAPTNIGNNVSIGHHAIVHGCTIHDNVLIGMGAIVMDGCVIESNSIIAAGSVVLEGTHVESGSVYAGIPAKKVKEVNKELFEGEIQRISNNYVMYSSWFK from the coding sequence ATGGCAATTATAAAAGAAGTTCAAGGAAAAAAACCACAATTTGGTGAGGAATGCTTTATCGCTGAAAATGCGACCATTGTTGGCGATTTACAGTGTGGTGATCAATGCAGCTTTTGGTTTAACGCGGTGGTCAGAGCGGATGTTCACTATATTAAAATGGGAAACAAAGTGAATGTACAGGATGGCGCCTGCATCCATTGTACGTATCAGAAAGCGCCGACCAATATTGGGAACAATGTTTCTATCGGACATCATGCCATCGTGCATGGATGTACCATTCACGACAATGTTTTAATTGGAATGGGAGCAATTGTTATGGATGGATGTGTGATTGAGTCCAACTCAATTATTGCAGCGGGTTCTGTTGTATTAGAAGGTACCCATGTAGAAAGCGGAAGTGTATACGCGGGCATTCCGGCCAAAAAGGTAAAAGAGGTGAATAAAGAATTATTTGAAGGAGAAATTCAACGGATTTCTAATAACTATGTGATGTATTCGTCCTGGTTTAAATAG